From Nitratidesulfovibrio vulgaris str. Hildenborough, a single genomic window includes:
- the hpsG gene encoding (2S)-3-sulfopropanediol dehydratase, which translates to MQCCNQLSPHEQRLQDKIEGKVDRYRATHERVFTILESFDNTRPRIDVERAKYFTESMKATEGQPLPLRWAKALMHIAENMTVYIDDHQLICGRAGYQGRYGVLYPELDGDFLGTAIEDLPNRAESPFAITPEDARVVVEEIAPFWKGKTYHEALNLALPADVHKLTYDDPQGLMSRFIVNETSSFRSSIQWVHDYEKVLKRGFRSIKEEALEKIAALDPMSPCDNVEKRPFLEAIVIVCDAIILWAKRHAKLAAELAAKETDPTRKRELETMAEICAWVPENPARTFHEAVQAQWFTQVFSRIEQKTGTIVSNGRMDQYFWPFYEKDLAEGRITEDSALELLECMWVGMAQYVDLYISPTGGAFNEGYAHWEAVTIGGQTPEGRDATNDLTYLFLKSKREFPLHYPDLAARIHSRSPERYLWEVAETIKDGSGFPKLINDEEVVPLYVSKGATFAEALDYAVSGCTEARMPNRDTYTSGGAYINFAAALEMVLYNGKMLKYGDTDLGAHTGDPCEFKTWEEFWNAYVTQHHLFLKTAFVQQHIINNLRARHFAQPMGSSLHDLCMKHCLDLHTPQIPEGINLGYFEYMGFGTVVDSLSAIKKLVFEDKKLTMGELIEALKCNFEGKEDIQQLLKSAPCYGNNDDYADSIARDIDALSVKYGRRYSPELGMHNDVRYVPFTSHVPFGRVVSATPNGRKAWSALSDGSSASHGADVNGPTAILQSNFNSKNYGMRDRAARMLNIKFTPKCVEGEEGSQKLVSFIRTFCDLKLWHVQFNVINKETLLAAQRDPEKYRNLIVRIAGYSAYFVDLSPDLQNDLIARTGHDVM; encoded by the coding sequence ATGCAATGCTGCAACCAGCTTTCGCCCCATGAACAGCGCCTTCAGGACAAGATCGAAGGCAAGGTCGACCGCTACCGTGCAACCCACGAGCGCGTGTTCACCATCCTTGAAAGCTTCGACAACACCCGCCCCCGCATCGACGTGGAGCGCGCCAAGTACTTCACCGAATCCATGAAGGCCACCGAAGGCCAGCCCCTGCCCCTGCGCTGGGCCAAGGCGCTGATGCACATCGCCGAGAACATGACCGTGTACATCGACGACCATCAGCTCATCTGCGGTCGCGCCGGGTATCAGGGCCGTTACGGCGTGCTGTACCCCGAACTCGACGGCGACTTCCTCGGCACGGCCATCGAAGACCTGCCCAACCGCGCCGAATCGCCCTTCGCCATCACCCCTGAAGACGCCCGCGTGGTCGTCGAGGAGATTGCCCCCTTCTGGAAGGGCAAGACCTACCATGAGGCGCTGAACCTCGCGCTGCCCGCAGACGTCCACAAGCTCACCTACGACGACCCGCAGGGCCTCATGTCCCGCTTCATCGTCAACGAGACCTCGTCGTTCCGCTCCTCCATCCAGTGGGTGCACGACTACGAGAAGGTGCTCAAGCGCGGCTTCCGCAGCATCAAGGAAGAAGCCCTCGAGAAGATCGCCGCTCTTGACCCCATGAGCCCGTGCGACAACGTGGAGAAGCGCCCCTTCCTCGAAGCCATCGTCATCGTGTGCGACGCCATCATCCTGTGGGCCAAGCGCCACGCCAAGCTCGCCGCAGAACTCGCCGCCAAGGAAACCGATCCCACCCGCAAGCGTGAGCTTGAGACCATGGCCGAAATCTGCGCCTGGGTTCCCGAGAACCCGGCCCGCACCTTCCACGAGGCCGTGCAGGCCCAGTGGTTCACCCAGGTGTTCTCGCGCATCGAACAGAAGACCGGCACCATCGTGTCCAACGGTCGCATGGACCAGTACTTCTGGCCCTTCTACGAAAAGGACCTCGCCGAAGGCCGCATCACCGAAGACAGCGCCCTCGAACTGCTCGAGTGCATGTGGGTGGGCATGGCCCAGTACGTCGACCTGTACATCTCCCCCACCGGCGGTGCCTTCAACGAAGGCTACGCCCACTGGGAGGCCGTCACCATCGGCGGGCAGACCCCCGAAGGACGCGACGCCACCAACGACCTGACCTACCTCTTCCTGAAGTCCAAGCGCGAATTCCCGCTGCACTACCCCGACCTTGCGGCACGCATCCACTCGCGCTCGCCCGAACGCTACCTGTGGGAAGTTGCCGAGACCATCAAGGACGGTTCCGGCTTCCCCAAGCTGATCAACGACGAAGAGGTCGTGCCCCTGTACGTCTCCAAGGGAGCGACCTTCGCCGAGGCCCTCGACTACGCCGTCTCCGGCTGCACCGAGGCACGTATGCCCAACCGCGACACCTACACCAGCGGCGGCGCGTACATCAACTTCGCGGCAGCGCTCGAGATGGTGCTCTACAACGGCAAGATGCTGAAGTACGGCGACACCGACCTCGGCGCCCACACCGGCGACCCGTGCGAATTCAAGACATGGGAAGAGTTCTGGAACGCCTACGTCACCCAGCACCACCTGTTCCTCAAGACCGCCTTCGTGCAGCAGCACATCATCAACAACCTGCGCGCACGCCACTTCGCCCAGCCCATGGGTTCGTCGCTGCACGACCTGTGCATGAAGCACTGCCTCGACCTGCACACCCCGCAGATTCCCGAGGGCATCAACCTCGGCTACTTCGAGTACATGGGCTTCGGCACGGTGGTCGACTCCCTGTCCGCCATCAAGAAGCTGGTGTTCGAAGACAAGAAGCTGACCATGGGTGAACTCATCGAAGCCCTGAAGTGCAACTTCGAAGGCAAGGAAGACATCCAGCAGCTGCTGAAGAGCGCGCCCTGCTACGGCAACAACGACGACTACGCCGACAGCATCGCCCGCGACATCGACGCCCTGTCCGTCAAGTACGGCAGACGCTACTCGCCCGAACTCGGCATGCACAACGACGTGCGCTACGTGCCGTTCACCTCGCACGTGCCCTTCGGCCGCGTCGTCTCCGCGACGCCCAACGGTCGCAAGGCATGGTCGGCCCTGTCGGACGGTTCGTCGGCCTCGCATGGTGCCGACGTGAACGGCCCCACCGCCATCCTCCAGTCCAACTTCAACTCCAAGAACTACGGCATGCGCGACCGCGCCGCCCGTATGCTGAACATCAAGTTCACGCCCAAGTGCGTGGAAGGCGAAGAAGGCTCGCAGAAGCTGGTGTCCTTCATCCGCACCTTCTGCGACCTCAAGCTGTGGCACGTGCAGTTCAACGTCATCAACAAGGAGACCCTGCTCGCCGCCCAGCGCGACCCCGAGAAGTACCGCAACCTCATCGTCCGCATCGCGGGCTACAGCGCCTACTTCGTGGACCTGTCGCCCGACCTGCAGAACGACCTCATCGCCCGCACCGGCCACGACGTGATGTAA
- the hpsH gene encoding (2S)-3-sulfopropanediol dehydratase activating enzyme, protein MSSIADRKTTGITFNIQKYSVHDGPGIRTVVFLKGCPLKCRWCSNPESQRKSVELAYNTGRCLTLAKCVRCVEICTAGAISRAEDDTISIDRALCNDCEQLCSGACPSNALITYGAHKTVDEVLRAVEQDSLFYARSGGGMTISGGEPFAQPAFTLALLREARRRRVHTAVETCGYASWDDMAAALPFLNYVLYDIKNLDDARHKEATGVSNQRIVENLRALRAEFPGIPVLVRTPVIPGFNDNEADIAAIAALTRELGVSYQLLPYHRLGTQKYHFLDREAPMGEVTLDAETMRRLEAVVAQTADS, encoded by the coding sequence ATGAGCTCCATCGCCGACAGAAAGACCACAGGGATCACGTTCAACATCCAGAAATACTCCGTCCATGATGGCCCCGGCATCCGCACGGTGGTGTTCCTCAAGGGATGTCCCCTGAAATGCCGCTGGTGCAGCAACCCCGAATCGCAGCGCAAGTCCGTTGAACTGGCCTACAACACGGGACGCTGTCTCACTCTCGCCAAGTGCGTCCGTTGCGTGGAAATCTGTACGGCCGGAGCCATCTCCCGCGCGGAGGACGACACCATCAGCATCGACCGCGCGCTGTGCAACGACTGTGAGCAGCTGTGCTCCGGCGCCTGCCCCTCCAACGCCCTCATCACCTACGGTGCCCACAAGACCGTGGACGAGGTGCTTCGCGCCGTCGAACAGGACAGCCTCTTCTACGCCCGTTCCGGTGGCGGCATGACCATCTCCGGCGGCGAACCCTTCGCCCAGCCCGCCTTCACGCTGGCACTGCTGCGCGAGGCACGCCGTCGCCGTGTGCATACCGCCGTCGAGACATGCGGCTACGCCTCGTGGGACGACATGGCAGCCGCGCTGCCCTTCCTCAACTACGTCCTCTACGACATCAAGAATCTCGACGACGCCCGGCACAAGGAAGCCACCGGCGTCTCCAACCAGCGCATCGTCGAGAACCTGCGCGCCCTGCGCGCCGAATTTCCGGGAATCCCCGTCCTCGTCCGCACACCGGTCATTCCCGGCTTCAACGACAACGAGGCCGACATCGCCGCCATTGCCGCGCTCACCCGCGAACTTGGTGTGTCATACCAGCTGTTGCCCTACCACCGTCTCGGTACCCAGAAGTACCATTTCCTCGACAGGGAGGCGCCCATGGGTGAGGTGACCCTCGATGCGGAGACCATGCGCAGGCTGGAGGCGGTCGTGGCGCAGACGGCGGACAGCTGA
- a CDS encoding sigma-54 interaction domain-containing protein, with product MKKIIEHIESIFDILSDGIYITQRDGTTLLVNRMYEQLTGLSFKDLRGRNVHDLVADGIFDTILNPEVVRTKRPAVSVQHVRQSKKIILRGYPVFDEHGEVCLVVTFARDITMITQFREQIAQQKQLIETFNDRIECMLHEQVRNSQPVFESEVMQQVLDLLQRVAATDANILILGETGVGKDVFARLAHEYSPRSSKMFLKVDCGSIAENLIESELFGYVPGAFSGASSKGKAGYFEIADGGTVFLDEIGELPLPMQAKLLRVLQDREVMRVGSSQARKVDVRIIAATNRDLAEDAKAGKFRSDLYYRLNVAVLDLPPLRERQQDIIPLVERFLDRFNAKYRRNMTLPKGTRQALQNYKWPGNVREMQNLIQSLVVTCEGHSIKPEHLPPHIQKAARNRTAYTPPAPDDARPLKEIMADIEREILEEAVRTHGSVCKVARMYKISRTTLFRKLRGSSLAGVSGDEEQENTGQ from the coding sequence ATGAAAAAGATCATTGAACATATTGAAAGTATTTTTGATATTCTTAGCGACGGCATCTATATCACCCAACGCGACGGCACGACCCTGCTGGTCAACCGCATGTACGAGCAGCTGACCGGCCTCTCTTTCAAGGACCTCAGGGGGCGCAACGTTCACGACCTCGTCGCCGACGGCATCTTCGACACCATCCTGAACCCCGAAGTGGTGCGGACCAAGCGTCCGGCCGTTTCCGTGCAGCACGTCCGGCAGAGCAAGAAGATCATCCTGCGTGGCTACCCGGTCTTCGACGAACATGGCGAAGTCTGCCTCGTGGTCACGTTCGCCCGTGACATCACCATGATCACGCAATTCCGAGAGCAGATTGCCCAGCAGAAGCAGCTCATCGAGACCTTCAACGACCGTATCGAATGCATGCTGCATGAGCAGGTGCGCAACAGCCAGCCCGTCTTCGAAAGCGAAGTCATGCAGCAGGTGCTCGACCTCTTGCAGCGGGTGGCTGCCACGGATGCCAACATCCTCATTCTGGGCGAGACGGGCGTGGGCAAGGACGTGTTCGCGAGGCTAGCCCACGAATACAGCCCGCGCAGCAGCAAGATGTTCCTCAAGGTGGACTGTGGCAGCATCGCCGAGAACCTCATCGAATCAGAGTTGTTCGGCTACGTTCCCGGTGCGTTCTCCGGAGCCAGTTCCAAAGGCAAGGCGGGCTATTTCGAAATCGCCGACGGCGGTACCGTCTTCCTCGATGAAATCGGTGAACTGCCGCTGCCCATGCAAGCCAAGCTGCTGCGTGTGCTACAGGACAGGGAGGTCATGCGCGTAGGCTCGTCACAGGCACGCAAGGTGGATGTGCGCATCATCGCCGCCACCAACCGCGACCTCGCCGAAGACGCCAAGGCGGGCAAATTCCGCAGCGACCTCTACTATCGCCTCAATGTCGCCGTACTGGACCTGCCGCCGCTACGTGAACGGCAACAGGACATCATCCCCCTCGTTGAGCGGTTTCTCGATCGCTTCAATGCCAAGTACCGCCGCAACATGACCCTGCCCAAGGGCACACGGCAGGCACTCCAGAACTACAAGTGGCCCGGTAACGTGCGCGAGATGCAGAACCTCATCCAGAGCCTCGTGGTGACGTGCGAGGGGCATTCCATCAAGCCGGAGCACCTCCCTCCGCACATACAGAAGGCCGCGCGCAATCGCACGGCATACACGCCTCCCGCGCCCGATGACGCCCGACCGCTGAAGGAGATCATGGCAGACATCGAGCGCGAAATCCTCGAAGAGGCCGTGCGTACGCACGGTTCGGTGTGCAAGGTGGCACGCATGTACAAGATCAGCCGCACCACACTCTTCCGCAAGCTGCGCGGCTCATCGCTCGCCGGGGTCTCGGGGGATGAGGAGCAGGAGAACACCGGACAGTAA
- a CDS encoding tyrosine-type recombinase/integrase: MSDRSWHTIPGRKGLLYREHATRKFSRRADRFWAIRHMVDGKRIVEMLGWTSEGWTADMAATLLAELERNVKQGLRPQTLKEKRQMAAEAQAAAAQQAQLDALKDITFGELAERYAAWAKSTRISGHKMQRLLELHVLPRLHSMPAASITPQHLNELRSELEQTTPLRGRGKAEGRGLSAQTVLHCLKAVREVYNYARETPHPDFPERMLYSGKNPAVLSRRGHGVRLPRSDARRLRILNDAEISALLSYRGQNVVETSELHDMILISLDTGMRAGELVRLRTEDIDVDHGTIRIYSGSDAGITKGGRTRIVHAGHLFAESITMLRRRVGSPGLLFPGRGGAVRNTTAVSRAMAHICATLGLNADVTDDRNRIVWHTLRHTYATRMLEAGIDIYTLKELLGHSSVAVTERYLHLCDRAKRNAALARLTRGE, from the coding sequence ATGAGTGACCGCAGCTGGCACACAATCCCCGGCAGGAAGGGGCTGCTCTACAGGGAGCATGCTACCCGCAAGTTCTCTCGCAGGGCCGACCGCTTCTGGGCAATCAGGCATATGGTTGACGGCAAGCGTATCGTCGAGATGCTTGGCTGGACATCTGAAGGCTGGACTGCCGACATGGCCGCCACCCTGCTTGCCGAACTTGAGCGCAACGTCAAGCAGGGCCTGCGCCCCCAGACCCTGAAGGAGAAGCGCCAGATGGCAGCCGAGGCTCAGGCTGCGGCTGCTCAACAGGCACAGCTTGATGCCTTGAAGGACATCACCTTCGGCGAACTGGCCGAGCGATACGCAGCGTGGGCCAAGTCTACCCGCATCAGCGGGCACAAGATGCAGCGACTGCTTGAGCTGCACGTCCTGCCACGCCTGCACTCCATGCCTGCGGCCTCGATCACGCCGCAGCACCTCAACGAGCTTCGCTCTGAACTGGAGCAGACCACCCCGTTGCGTGGTCGCGGCAAGGCCGAGGGCCGCGGACTCAGCGCCCAGACCGTACTGCACTGCCTGAAGGCTGTGCGCGAAGTGTACAACTACGCCCGCGAGACGCCCCACCCCGACTTCCCCGAGCGCATGCTCTACTCCGGCAAGAACCCTGCCGTGCTGAGCCGGCGCGGGCATGGCGTGCGTCTGCCCCGCAGTGACGCCCGACGCCTCCGCATCCTCAATGATGCCGAGATAAGCGCCCTGCTCTCCTACCGTGGCCAGAACGTCGTCGAGACCTCCGAACTGCACGACATGATCCTGATATCGCTCGACACCGGCATGCGCGCCGGTGAACTGGTGCGGCTGCGGACGGAGGACATCGACGTCGACCATGGCACCATCCGCATATACAGCGGCTCGGACGCGGGCATCACCAAGGGTGGACGTACCCGCATCGTGCATGCAGGCCACCTCTTCGCGGAGAGCATCACCATGCTGCGCCGGCGCGTGGGCTCCCCCGGGCTGCTCTTTCCGGGACGAGGCGGCGCGGTACGCAACACGACGGCCGTGAGCCGTGCGATGGCGCACATCTGCGCCACGCTTGGCCTCAATGCCGACGTGACGGACGACCGCAACCGCATCGTATGGCACACCCTGCGGCACACCTACGCCACGCGCATGCTGGAGGCCGGAATCGACATCTACACCCTCAAAGAGCTTCTGGGACACTCCAGCGTGGCCGTCACCGAACGCTACCTGCATCTGTGCGACCGGGCCAAACGCAATGCAGCGCTGGCCCGGCTCACACGAGGCGAGTGA
- a CDS encoding phage regulatory CII family protein, giving the protein MSGHDSILEVLQEDVKRAPSGHKAEQIAALMGKGYSTLMNELNGSIPGHKFGLLQLIPLMQATGSRRALDFLCGAMGCVCIRLPRSGRGHSTTERDAIEAVRQFGELMAAVGDSLADGRITAEESKRIRAEGYEALQSIMTLIKKAESDDVRA; this is encoded by the coding sequence ATGTCAGGCCATGATTCCATCCTCGAAGTGTTGCAGGAAGACGTGAAGCGCGCCCCCTCCGGGCACAAGGCGGAGCAGATCGCCGCGCTCATGGGCAAGGGCTATTCAACGCTGATGAACGAGCTGAACGGCTCCATACCGGGCCACAAGTTCGGGTTGTTGCAGCTCATTCCGCTCATGCAAGCCACCGGGTCGCGTCGTGCGCTCGACTTCCTGTGCGGGGCCATGGGGTGCGTGTGCATCAGGCTGCCACGGTCGGGCAGGGGGCACTCCACCACAGAGCGTGACGCCATCGAAGCCGTGCGCCAGTTCGGCGAGCTGATGGCCGCCGTGGGCGACAGCCTCGCCGATGGCAGAATCACGGCGGAAGAGAGCAAGCGCATCCGGGCCGAAGGCTACGAGGCGCTCCAGTCCATCATGACGCTCATCAAGAAGGCGGAGTCTGACGATGTCCGTGCGTGA
- a CDS encoding helix-turn-helix domain-containing protein codes for MQRKGITFTALARELDVTPNAVSKLCHQSTMPTRRHAALLGLGVPVELLPTPCDLKTGPKPRVQQSQPE; via the coding sequence ATGCAGCGCAAGGGGATTACCTTCACTGCGCTGGCGCGTGAGCTTGATGTAACCCCCAATGCCGTTTCCAAGCTGTGCCATCAGTCGACCATGCCAACGCGGCGTCATGCGGCGTTGCTGGGCCTTGGTGTGCCTGTCGAGCTTCTTCCTACGCCTTGCGACCTCAAGACAGGGCCCAAGCCCCGCGTGCAGCAATCGCAGCCGGAATAG
- a CDS encoding helix-turn-helix domain-containing protein encodes MNQTFDTVVFTARLKSLESALGSTRKVIAERLDIRPQTLKSYIDGAALPNAKVLASIISEFSVNPYWLLLGSGEMFANETARAVSTEQDPVLRRLEGVETMLVRHGASPEEIRDALRMALRTLTAAGADDEVSEKPEAAVS; translated from the coding sequence TTGAATCAAACTTTCGACACCGTCGTTTTCACTGCGCGCCTGAAATCTCTTGAGAGTGCGCTCGGAAGCACACGCAAAGTGATTGCCGAACGACTGGATATCCGCCCGCAAACATTGAAGAGTTATATTGACGGTGCGGCTCTTCCTAACGCCAAGGTTCTTGCTTCGATCATCAGTGAATTTTCCGTGAACCCCTACTGGCTCCTGCTCGGCTCTGGCGAAATGTTCGCTAACGAGACCGCTAGAGCTGTGAGCACCGAGCAAGACCCGGTGTTGAGACGCCTCGAAGGTGTCGAAACCATGCTTGTTCGTCACGGCGCATCACCAGAGGAAATTCGCGACGCCCTACGCATGGCGCTCCGCACATTGACTGCCGCCGGTGCCGATGATGAGGTGTCAGAAAAGCCCGAAGCCGCAGTCAGTTAA
- a CDS encoding type I restriction endonuclease, protein MDFRERIYTLAARIAELRAHTITEEATKNALILPFLQALGYDTFDPRVVIPEFTADVGTKKGERVDYAVIRDGQPVMLIEAKCCGAPLDAGKASQLLRYFHTTHSARIGILTDGVVYQFFSDLDQPNVMDQKPFMTFDFAAIEDALIPELKKLANDRFDIEATLSAAQDLKHIRQLKKKVADEFATPSDDLVRYFAKDVHHGQFRANVVEDYREKLKLAFQHHINDIINERLQTAMQGNAYPEPFEKPEEEQAKPVEKVVETTQEEWEAFYAIKSILRDVIAPERIFMRDAQSYCAILLDDNNRKPICRLHFNGKQKYIGLFDENKKETRHPVDGVDGLYAFTEGLREGAGRHDDTI, encoded by the coding sequence ATGGACTTTCGCGAGCGCATCTACACCTTGGCGGCCCGGATCGCAGAACTGCGCGCCCACACCATCACGGAAGAGGCAACCAAGAACGCCCTTATTCTCCCCTTCCTGCAAGCCCTTGGCTATGACACCTTCGACCCGCGCGTGGTCATCCCCGAGTTCACCGCAGATGTGGGAACGAAGAAGGGTGAGCGAGTGGACTACGCCGTCATCCGCGACGGTCAGCCGGTCATGCTGATAGAAGCCAAGTGCTGCGGTGCTCCGCTCGACGCTGGCAAAGCAAGCCAACTGCTCCGATACTTCCACACGACACATAGTGCTCGCATCGGCATCCTCACCGACGGCGTCGTGTACCAGTTCTTCTCAGACCTCGACCAGCCCAACGTCATGGACCAGAAGCCGTTCATGACCTTCGACTTCGCCGCCATCGAGGACGCCCTCATCCCTGAGCTGAAGAAGCTAGCCAACGATCGCTTCGACATCGAGGCGACCCTCTCCGCCGCGCAAGATTTGAAGCACATCCGCCAGTTGAAGAAGAAGGTCGCGGACGAATTCGCGACCCCTTCCGACGACCTCGTCCGTTACTTCGCCAAGGATGTGCACCACGGACAGTTCAGGGCCAACGTCGTTGAAGACTATCGTGAGAAGCTCAAGCTCGCCTTCCAGCACCACATCAACGACATCATCAATGAACGGCTCCAGACCGCAATGCAGGGCAACGCTTACCCCGAACCCTTCGAGAAGCCGGAAGAAGAACAGGCCAAGCCCGTGGAGAAGGTCGTAGAGACGACTCAGGAAGAATGGGAAGCCTTCTACGCCATCAAGTCCATCCTGCGTGATGTGATTGCGCCTGAACGCATCTTCATGCGTGACGCCCAGAGCTACTGCGCCATCCTTCTGGATGACAACAACCGTAAGCCCATCTGCAGACTGCACTTCAACGGCAAACAAAAGTACATCGGTCTATTCGACGAGAATAAGAAAGAGACTCGTCACCCAGTGGATGGCGTTGATGGATTGTATGCCTTTACAGAGGGATTACGAGAAGGGGCTGGGCGACACGATGACACTATTTGA
- a CDS encoding HD domain-containing protein gives MVKTVNWRDLLEPQTKIRDPLYGYIWVTDDELQIIDTPIFQRLRRVNQLALTKYVYPTAEHSRFVHSLGAMHCATQIFTGILNNTHSYHGIRAIDSANMLRRLRYAALLHDIGHIAFSHAAEKLILNPLQHEHLGQFIIANYSPISSILGEHIKPVISILADSVTQDNRLLHQIISGHLDADRADYLMRDSHACGVKYGEYDFERYMQAFGAINESNELKLFVHERDIFVIESFLVARHHYNMQVPYHRTRMGYDIILGRFLKEFLPKCDDAKLGLTVEEGAYTKVDLQKFEFFDDYSVFNHIKHEARTGNLWANMLLRQGHLCPVYDTTDSVDRGGKVFKKIIRRLKAKNFVEDDDFFQCRKEITASKLISTDEKENSLADTSRETIYVRTKSGKLVDIVKHSNIVRALRPVTIYRIYTSQKRKSEAEAVIADVCRKTQVDRRG, from the coding sequence GTGGTCAAAACTGTTAATTGGCGAGACTTACTTGAGCCTCAGACAAAAATACGAGACCCACTTTACGGCTATATTTGGGTTACCGACGATGAACTTCAGATCATTGATACCCCCATTTTTCAGCGTCTTCGCCGAGTAAACCAACTTGCACTGACAAAATATGTATATCCAACGGCTGAGCATTCACGCTTTGTGCATTCCCTCGGAGCAATGCATTGTGCGACACAAATCTTTACAGGAATCTTAAATAATACACATTCGTATCATGGCATACGAGCTATAGATTCAGCTAATATGCTTAGACGATTACGGTATGCTGCACTTTTACATGACATTGGCCATATCGCATTTTCGCATGCAGCAGAGAAGCTTATTCTTAACCCTTTGCAACATGAACATCTAGGGCAATTCATCATTGCCAATTATTCTCCTATATCTTCTATTCTCGGAGAGCACATCAAACCTGTCATAAGCATTTTGGCTGACAGCGTTACCCAAGACAACAGGCTGCTCCATCAAATCATATCGGGCCATCTTGATGCAGACAGAGCAGACTATCTCATGCGCGATTCGCATGCCTGCGGAGTCAAATACGGAGAATATGATTTTGAGCGCTACATGCAGGCATTCGGGGCTATAAACGAATCCAATGAGCTAAAACTGTTTGTCCACGAGCGCGACATATTCGTTATCGAATCATTTCTCGTAGCTAGACATCACTATAACATGCAAGTTCCTTACCATAGGACACGAATGGGGTACGACATTATTCTTGGTCGATTCCTTAAAGAATTTCTACCCAAGTGCGATGATGCCAAATTAGGCCTAACGGTTGAGGAAGGAGCATACACAAAGGTTGACCTTCAAAAATTTGAATTTTTTGATGACTACTCCGTTTTCAACCACATCAAGCACGAGGCTCGTACGGGCAATCTCTGGGCAAACATGCTACTCCGCCAAGGACACCTATGCCCTGTCTACGACACGACAGACTCTGTTGATCGGGGAGGAAAAGTTTTCAAAAAAATTATTCGCCGGCTTAAAGCGAAAAACTTCGTCGAAGATGATGACTTTTTCCAATGCCGCAAAGAGATCACGGCATCGAAGCTAATATCTACGGATGAAAAGGAAAATTCACTCGCTGACACAAGCCGAGAGACCATTTATGTGCGCACCAAGAGTGGAAAGCTCGTTGACATTGTCAAGCACTCGAATATTGTGCGCGCCCTACGCCCGGTGACAATCTACAGGATTTATACTAGTCAGAAACGTAAGTCCGAAGCTGAAGCGGTAATAGCCGATGTCTGCCGCAAGACTCAGGTCGACAGGAGGGGATAA
- a CDS encoding YwgA family protein: MADQNEAIVCEMLRAMQAKGVELTKINLQKTAFFLKSWGVSHGLRFKPYTYGPYSKDLAKLLDDLTFWDSLKLDTKTTYSIVDLPEHQLSEQDATRIRNCVDALYDNIAGSRNPDFNEMEVLGTVLYCRNALLVAGEEPTEPEVINQFKAWKGQAYTDERIADALRRIENNIPQ, encoded by the coding sequence ATGGCTGACCAAAATGAAGCAATCGTTTGCGAAATGCTACGAGCGATGCAAGCGAAAGGTGTAGAATTAACCAAGATAAACCTCCAGAAGACAGCTTTTTTCCTCAAATCTTGGGGCGTATCACACGGCTTGCGCTTTAAACCTTACACATACGGCCCCTATTCGAAAGACTTAGCCAAGCTACTAGACGACTTGACATTCTGGGACAGCCTCAAACTTGACACTAAAACCACCTACAGCATCGTGGATCTACCTGAGCATCAACTCAGCGAGCAAGATGCAACACGAATCAGAAATTGTGTTGACGCTCTCTATGACAACATAGCAGGGTCACGAAATCCTGATTTCAATGAAATGGAAGTACTAGGAACTGTCCTCTACTGCCGCAACGCTCTTCTCGTTGCAGGTGAGGAGCCGACCGAGCCTGAGGTTATTAATCAGTTCAAGGCGTGGAAGGGGCAGGCCTATACCGACGAGCGCATTGCTGACGCCCTCAGACGAATAGAAAACAACATTCCTCAGTAA